One Brassica napus cultivar Da-Ae chromosome C2, Da-Ae, whole genome shotgun sequence DNA window includes the following coding sequences:
- the BNACNNG56630D gene encoding uncharacterized protein BNACNNG56630D, whose protein sequence is MNQWAIQPKAFAAGGEQSVVVCPKPRRIGLGNHLHHPSSRSLRCYFSQQVESKAETDILDIILTKEQVNHSQVLDSPSPFLCGSPPSRVANPLTQDARFRDEIKLVSSSPITTPLGQPPSSPSSSGRKGGCVRGNFGNSPAVRIEGFDCLDRDSRNCSIPALA, encoded by the exons ATGAATCAGTGGGCGATTCAGCCAAAGGCTTTCGCTGCGGGAGGAGAGCAGAGTGTTGTAGTTTGCCCAAAACCCCGTCGTATTGGTCTCGGtaaccatctccaccatcccTCCTCCCGCTCTCTGCGATGTTACTTCAGCCAGCAAGTTGAATCCAAGGCTGAGACTGATATCTTAGATATCATACTCACCAAG GAACAAGTTAATCACTCGCAGGTATTAGACTCGCCGTCCCCGTTTTTATGTGGGTCGCCGCCGAGTAGAGTCGCTAACCCATTAACACAGGATGCTCGTTTCAGAGATGAAATCAAGCTGGTCTCTTCTTCCCCGATCACGACTCCGCTGGGCCAACCTCCGTCGTCCCCTTCTTCCTCTGGGAGGAAAGGAGGATGTGTTAGAGGCAATTTTGGTAACAGCCCAGCGGTTAGGATCGAAGGGTTTGATTGCCTTGACAGGGACAGTAGAAACTGCAGCATCCCTGCCTTGGCTTAG